The Micrococcales bacterium genome includes a region encoding these proteins:
- a CDS encoding prepilin peptidase gives MNSLAAAVGPGLAWPAYLYLGVIALVASWIDGRSGLIPNRLTLPSYPVLVALLAVAAATGGSWPSFGRALAGGVSLVAFYLLLAYLAPGSLGMGDVKLAGLLGLGLAYSNWAALGLGTLAGFIIAGGLGLFHLLRGHGAGHSFPFGPAMCLGALAGLLAAAPLT, from the coding sequence GTGAACTCATTGGCGGCCGCTGTTGGTCCAGGCCTGGCTTGGCCGGCCTACCTCTACCTTGGCGTAATTGCGCTGGTTGCCTCCTGGATTGATGGGCGCAGTGGCCTGATCCCAAACCGGCTGACCTTGCCGTCCTACCCGGTACTGGTGGCACTGTTGGCGGTGGCGGCTGCGACAGGCGGGTCCTGGCCCAGCTTTGGACGGGCGTTGGCCGGTGGCGTATCGCTTGTGGCCTTCTATTTGCTGCTGGCCTATCTGGCGCCCGGTTCGCTCGGAATGGGTGACGTCAAACTAGCCGGCCTGCTCGGGCTGGGACTGGCCTATTCCAACTGGGCGGCGCTTGGCCTTGGGACTCTGGCAGGGTTCATCATCGCCGGTGGCCTTGGTCTATTCCATCTGCTACGGGGCCACGGCGCCGGCCACTCCTTTCCTTTTGGCCCGGCCATGTGCCTTGGGGCCTTGGCCGGACTGCTGGCCGCAGCACCCTTGACCTAG